The genome window GACCGCCGTcctcctattgaagtgaggcagcattcacaataaaaaaccccaaaaatagaattttgtgttgtccggtgagtCCATCACATACAGACAGACGGCAAAATGATAAACAAAGAAGAAGTCAACAAAAGACTTTATATAAACACTGACGTTGCTGTTCACGACAGCGATATAACGGCACTTTACAGTAGCATCCACTGCTTTACGGTACgcggatgaggatgaggatgaggaagaagGGAGTGGCCGGCAGGTTTGGCCCGGCTCTGCTAACGCTGCACAAACGCACCGGTTCGCTCAGAAGTCCCGGCTTCAAACAGCAGCACCCACCGCGACGGTGTGGAGAACCTCAGCCGGGGCCGCTGCTACGAAAACACGGGCGGACTCGACACACGGGGAACGGAAACGACCTTCTCGCTGAACATGCGGTTCATCTTCTCTCGCCGGAGGCTCCACTCTTCttctgcggccccccccccccactcctcacAGAGCGTCTTTAATGAGCAAAGACAGCCTTCTGAACGCCTGGTggaggagacggggagagaggaCAGTCATGTGAGAGCTGTACTGTtaacctgcgtgtgtgtgtgtgtgtgtgtgtgtgtgtgtgtgtgcttatttaCCTCATCTATCTGCTGTGGGGTGGAGAGGGAGAATGCTGCTCTGACATAGGGACATGGATCTGAGCTGTTAATCATGAACACACCTCCAGGAACCAGCaacaccttacacacacacacacacacacacacacacacacacacacacacacacagacacacacacatgtcaatGCTTTCAGTGCTGGGCCATGGTCCTGACAGAGGAGCTGGATGTTGGTGATGTAGCATCACAGGCGGGGTTGTGGCCTAAACCCCCCCCCGACTCACTTTACCGACTGTTTGTATTTGGGGAAATGGAGTTCGTCCCAACGTCCCCGCCTCAAATCACATCTCAGGACGTCGTTTCAGGAATCCGGCGTAAACCGGTGCTGCTCCGAAGACATTCTCGGGTTCGCACGGAGGCCGCTCAGTGACCCGTAACTAAAATTCACTTGGCATTCAGCGCTCCGCCCCTGCCTCTGCTACCCCCTCAGCCTGGTGTGGAGGCGTGGAGGCCCGTCATCACATCACCCACCACCTCTCCACACTTCGTCGATACAGAGAGGAGGCCTGGGGCTGGAGTCACACCTCATCGCCAAGCGTGCGTTTGCTATCTGGGGCTGCTCCTGCTTACCAGCGGACCACGTGTCTGTGGTCCAGAACACGGCCCGCCACCTTTCGCCACGagcccaacccaacccaaccccccccccccgacaggccTTCGTGTCGTCGTCACAGCTTTGAGTCACATGGAAGGTTCAAGTGCAGACGCAGATTCATTTCACTTGTAAGACGCCGCCAATcctcccttttttgggggggggtgtggggggattTGAACAAATCTTTAATTGTGCGTTCAATGAATGTTCCCATTGTTCAGATGGAGTGAGATGCCATCTACTATATTACTGAAAAAGCctccttctctgtgtgtgtgtgtgtgtgtgtgggcggtatACGTGGGGGGAAAACACTCTGTTCCTAAATTCATGTCCCAGTGTGCATGGAAGCTGTTTTCCATGAACCGTCCCACACCACACTGGGTCAAAACACCAGCCTCactcccagagagagagagagacaggtagagagagagacacagagggagagagagatacaggtagagagggagagagagacagatgaagagagagagggggagagagagagagacagggagagagagagagagacaggtagagagagagagatacaggtagagagggagagagagacataaagagagagatgaagagagagagggggagagagagagacaggtagatagagagagagggagagagagatacaggtagagagggagagagagcaagacaaagagggagagacatgaagggagagagggggagagagagcaagacataaagagggagagagagggagacaggtagagagagagagaggtcttccTGTAGCAGCACATTAGATTTTAGGGGGAATGTCTTCTCCTTAAGTGTACGATGTTTGAATTTTACTCTATAAATCACAATAGAGCTGCTGTAAGAGACAAAATtaacctgtgtgtctgtctctctctgtgtttgtgtgtgtgtgtctctgtgtgtgtgtgtgtctctctgtgtctgtgtgtgcgtgtgtgtctctctgtgtctgtgtctctctctctctctctctgtgtctgtgtgtgtgtctctctgtgtctgtgtgtgtgtctctctctctgtgtctgtgtgtgtgtctctctgtgtctgtgtgtgtgtctctctctctgtgtctgtgtgtgtgtgtgtctctctcactctgtgtctgtgtgtgtgtgtctctctctctctctctgtgtgtctctgtgtcgctctgtgtgtgtgttttctgaccTCTTTCTCCAGCGCCTTCTCCATAATGAGCTGCTGGGTGTCTGTGATTCCCTTTAATTTGATCCAAAGGAACATGCCTGCAGACGGGGCGTGCCACTCTGCCAcatctgcgcacacacacacacacacacacacacacacacacacacatggaaggaACACACAAAGAAAGCGGGCAGTGCTGATGGCTGACTGACAGCCGAAGCATTTGAATAAAGCAGACAGACCATGACCTGTTTGTGCAGCAACTGTTGGTTGCGATGGACACAGCGAGTCCACAAACCTTTGAGCCACTTGTCTGCAGAAGAAATCATGGCGTCCCGCTGTGTCCTGTAAAACTCAATCACCCTGCACGAGAGAGGGGTTAAGAAAGACTCGCTGTCACACGCTGCTCATCTCACAGAAGGAAGAGGAAGTTATCCAGCCGTTAAGTCCTTCTTCCTCTTTTGACATGTCTCATACAGAGCGAGTGCAGATGTtgcattgtgggaggaaacctaccCGTCTATGTGCTGGAGGAAGCCATCCTGACCCCAACCGTGCAGCAGCTGGGACACCATCAGCtttacagagagaggaagaggaggcataTTCACTTCATCTGTGGTCGCTCAGTCAGGTAAAATCACCACACGACGTCTTCCCACAGCGTGGCCagcgtggtctattccgttgcctagcaacacgggaatcgccggatcgagtccccgtgttacctccggctgggtcgggcgtccctacagacacaattggccgtgtctgcgggtgggaagccggatgtgggtgtgtgtcctggtcgctgccctaccgcctcctctggtcggtcggggtgcctgttcaggagagagggggggctggggtccccctggtaaaactcctcactgtcaggtgaaaagaagtggctggcgactccacatgtatcggagaaggcatgtggtagtctgctgcagcccttccctgatcggcagagggggtggagcagcgaccgggacggctcgggaagggtggggtaattggccgagtacaactgggagGAAAAagccccaaataaataaataacccctGCAGCTTTCTATGATTGTACTTTCATCATCAATCACTATGCATTTGGCGTTTTATTACTCTAATGCCCATGCTAGCATGCTAGCagttagcggcacggtggcgcagtggttcgcactgtcgcctcacagcaagaaggtcctgggttcgaaccccgggtcgtccagccttgggggtcgtcccaggtcggcctctgtgtgggtttgcatgttctccccgggtccgcggtgggttttctccgggtgctccggtttcccccaccatcaaaaagacgtgcgtgttagggttaatactcctgtctgtgcccctgagcaaggcatggcaagagttggtccccgggcgctgcacggcggctgcctactgctcctggctacacagctgggatgggttaaatgccgagcctaatttccccacggggatcaatacagTATATGCTATCACcatcccgtctgtctgtctgtctcactgcttCTGTGAGACGGTCCACCGGGTGAACAGATCAGAGCATCCTTGACTCATCTTATCTCAGAGTGTACGACCGGGCCTGTGTTCCTCCTCAGAGAGACGGGGCCTGGTGGTGACGTGAGCATTACTGAATGCAAGACCACGACCATGAAATGTTCACCGAGTATTATAATAGAAATATTATATTGATTATTAGTCTCTCatatttgtattttgtgtgtgtgtgtgtgtgtgcaacatgtCAGGGGAAGGGAGAAACATTTGCTAGCTAGTACAGGAACATCAAATTAAGCCGTGATTTGCTCTTATTTTGTCTTGGAATCCGGTCAGAATGGTTTTATCCATAAGAACAGTAACAACATCACCGTCCGACGAAGGCAAGCAGGAGTAAAGAGATGCCTTGTGTTTAGATTTCAGATTGAtagatattatattatattatattatatcatccgtccatccattatccaaacagcttatcctgctctcagggatgctggagcctatcccagcagtcattgggtggcaggcagtcacacctaggggcaatgtagtacggccgagtcacctgacctacatgtctttggactgtgggaggaaacccacacagacacagggagaacatgcaaactccacgcagaggacgacccggtatgacccccaaggtcggactaccccggggctcgaacccaggaccttcttgctgtgaggtgaccgcgctaaccactgcgccaccgtgccgcccgttatattatattatgttacatttttttgtattatattgtattgtattgcaacccagccgctgaggatgcacaagccagtgcatccttagtgccggtcccaagcccggacaaatggggagggttgcgtcaggaagggcatccggcgtaaaatctttgccaaatcaaatatgcggatcataaataagatgggatgatccgctgtggcgacccctaacgggagcagccgaaagtagtagtagatattgtattgtattgtaaccGGTACTATACAGCGCGAGCAATAGTCCAGTCAGGACCACACCTCAAGTCGTTCTCCTCAGATCCAATAACAAGCCAttgcttttgttgtttttttctcgaCTTTGTGCGGCTGACAGCTCACTCTTCAACAAGGTATTAACCTCTGCTTGTCAATACAGGGATTgaaatttattttgtttttcacaAATATCATTTCCTGTTTGAAAATGCACTAGTGTGCGATAGCATTGCGCTAGCAATAAcagtagcatgtgtgtgtgtgtctcacatctGTGCCGCTGATTTAAAACCAACATGTCCATCTAGATCACATGGacagcagacagagaaagacgGCTTTAGTCCTTTTTTTTGGGGAGATTTTCGTCCCCTGTTCCTCATTCCCAACTGATCCAGGCGTCTGACTGGGTTTTATTGGTTTTGGGAGCCAGCAGCTGTTCTGTGACTCGGTGCAGGAGAACCAGAGGCCGTCCAGACGGAGGCTGGTGAAGCATTAACCTCGGTGTTGACTCTGATCGACTCATAATTCACTGTAAACCCCCTTTGGAAGGGGCGAGGGTCACCTGAACGAGCCCTCTCGTGTTGGCGTGTATGTGCGGCGGTTGTAGCTGTTGGGGGTCAGATGTGGCCGAGGTCACGTTGGGTTTCCAAATCCTTTGCCAGTTTGTTTGCGGTTTTCCCACATGACCAACGAATTCCAGGGAACTTAAAACGAGCACAGAAAAGGATCTGGAAACCCATTTGGATGGAGAGGATTTTGCTGTGGGCCCTGATACAATCAACCCCGTCCAAAAGTGCACCGATGCGATCAACCCCACCCAGAAACGAAGTGATAAGGATTCAAATAGAGAGATCAGCACATCAATACGTTTTATCTTGACACATAGCCTCTATAATTCACCTCACAGACTGCCGGTAGGTCTACCCACTGCATGATCTCAATAGagcttaaaaataaaataaaacataggatgctgaagcggggcaggctaagctaactgctagcccacgcagaccggcagttccgataacaccgagggcggtctggcggcggcctcgcctgtgtttttagtgtcgtcgtgtggcgtgcggggaggtgtgtcgaaggtgtctggctgggagagctggcgctggatcggctgggggagcctggtctgctgcgtcctgtgggcccaaggaccacggccctgaccggaaccgcgcccgaagaggaaacaccgagggcggtctgacaggacgcggaagcggggcaggctaagctaactgctagcccatgcagaccggcagtcatcctggctggcgttcgttctctggacagggtttctttttgttttgtttagttagttatgtgttagtttggatatgtgtgttcttgtagtttttggatgtgtgtgtttgtctttgtgttgcgccgctgtgggctggggggaaacgatgtttcatttcatttcacgagCCCAAGTGCACGAAATGAAgcgacaaatgaagtgtttcgGGTTCTGGTTCTGAGCGACGGCTGGAGTCACCGGTCACGTTTGGCGCTGGAGCACAGCCAAGCTTCTTTTCCTGTTTTCCCGCTCGGATCGCAGTCACAGGAACAGGACGTAATAAATAAGTCCGGGGCAGCGCTCGCATACCGGAgatccattaaacaaacagaggAAGTGTACTCCTGCTGTGTTTGTCCACATGCTGGCTGAGCTGAGCGGCTCCGTGCTGATAACAGCGGTGCAGCCGTAGCCGTGTAAGTGATCCTAATTAGAAGGAGCTGGGCCCTTATGGGAGCAGGTGAGCAGACTGGAGGACTGTCGCGCCGGCTTTCAACACAAGATTTATTGAGCCGCTGAAGTAAAACCGGACTCGGGTATGGTACTTTTCATGTCTGACATCACAGCTTCAGTGAGACACAGTGATTTGTGGAACTTGTGGTGTTGTCGGTAATCACTTAGGCTTCATTTACACCGCAGGTCTTTGAGTTtccccccttattctccccaattgtatccggccagttaccccactcttccgagccgccccggtcgctgctccacccgcctctgccgatccgaggagggctgcagactaccacgtctcctcccatacatgtggagtcggcagtcgcttcttttcacccgacagtgaggagtttcaccaggggaggatcacgctattccccccagttccccctcccccctgaacaggcgccctgaccgaccagaggaggcgctagtgcggcgaccaggacacatacccacatccggcttcctacccacagacacggccaattgtgtctgtagggacgcccgaccaagccggaggtaacacagggattcgaaccggtgatccccgtgtcggtaggcaacaaaataggccgctacgctacctggacgcccttcacCGCAGGTCTTCATGCCCAGTTCCAATATTTTGCCTAAATCCAATTTTTATGACCCCCCTGTTTGTCGACTTTTAACAGTGACCCATGTCCGGTTCCTGTGCTTCCACCATAACTCTTTGGCTTTAACAGGCAGCACGCGTCGGCCTTCACGAGAGTTCGGTCACCGATGAGGAAGTAAATGACCACGCGTCACCACGTCATTCAAAACACCGCAAGACTGTGACAGCCTCGCATTCATAGGTGGATTATGAGACAAAGGGCCTCTGGGCTCAGATCTGTAAAAGGGCCTCCCTCCCTGGCACACAAGCTACACTGggttgcagccaacagcacaataactaaacTTACCTGCCCCTCAGcaggatttacagcacacatacacacaactaaCGCCAACGGCATGTTAACTAAGACAAACTACATgcacctgcagtttccttcagtttttcagcAGGACTTTTTGGGCTGTTTttgactaagccctttgactacgtggcaagaaatgcaaagttaataacgCCGACTTCATacagaggctctggcttaggggccccctgagcccttgggcccctgggcctgggcctgttcagtaatccacccatggttgcatttttttttaagccTGTGCTGTCGGCATTCTTGGCATCGAACACAGGGAATTCATATGCCAAggggagttcaggttctccacctgcaaaggcagccTTTATCAATGATCAAGAATCACttatctgtgggatgacaagagctcAGGGGTTTTTGTTACACATGTATAGCCACTACCGGTCTCCCTCAGCATTTCTGAGCTAAACAACCAaccagcatcgcttctccaagtGGGGGACAATCGCcacaagacagacaaagaaaCTCAGAAATGAAGAATGACAACATGCTTCTGATAAGACCCGGGACACAGGGACAGTCGTTGACACGTGTTCGACAAACCGTGATTAAATCGAGCTTATCAATATCGGTTCGGGACAGCAGTTATAGTGATAAAGGAGAAGCAAGCGAGCAAAGCTTTgtttatgtagcacatttcatcCCAGGCGTAAGCACGACGGGCTTCACAGCGCGTGGGCTACCACCGAGGTGGCAGCCACATAAAAACATGTGGTAGGGTAAAAACTAAAAACATTAGATATAATTAAACACATAAATAATAACCGAGTTCGAAACCATTAAGcagtaaaataaatgaataaaataaaaataagccCAGCAACCGAccaataaaaaaatatttgaatTAAAACCATTAAAAAGGGAGTAAAATATAATTCCATAAGATAATAATTAAGACCAGCAAtttataaaatacaaaaaaaaaatactgttacGGAGAAACATTTACTCAATTACCGTAACGAGAGTAGTTGTAATTTGTTATTTTCCACCTCTGGATATAAATGTGTGTAGGCCGACATAAAGAAGAGTAAAAACCGGGTTCAGAAAGTCCAACTTCAAACcgtgtatttgttccaaccaactGATTCTTACTGCTCTTAGCTGGAGGGGAAACTGGTTGGTGAAAGCAGTTGGTTTAGCACACGGTTGGAGCAAACAAATACGTAATTAGGACTTTGACTTCCTGGTCCTGGTTTTAACACCTCTGTGGACGTGTGCGTTGAGGAGCTGGTTCACCTGTGTGAAGGAGCTGGTGTGCATCGTGGAGGCCTGGATGTGAAGCACCACCCGGTCCACCAGCGGCTTGGGACCGGTCACAAAGCCGATTCTCAATCTGGTGTGATAAAGGAACAAGAAAAATGGTATGTAAAGACAAGCTTATCCAAGTATTTCAGCTCGTTCTAAAAATCTCAATCGCTTATCTCAAGTTCAAGATGTCGCTAGTAAAATTTTCTTACCCCACTGACAGATTTTATTGATTGTTTTGTGGTAACAGGACTTGTTTCAAGACAGTTaatcttaaaaagaaaaaaatcttcaatcaagttcattcatccattatccaagccgcttatcctgctctcaggatgctggagcctatcccagcagtcattgggcggcaggcggggagacaccctggacaggccgccggtccatcacagggccaacacacacacacacacacacacacacctagggacaatgtagtacggccgattcacctgacctacatgtctttggactgtgggaggaaaccggagcccccggaggaaacccacacagacacggggagaacatgcaaactccacacaatggacgacccgggacgacccccaaggttggactaccccggggctcgaacccaggaccttcttgccgtgaggcgaccgcgctaaccactgcaccaccgtggccCCTTAACTCAAGTTTCTCGTTTTAAATGTTCTTTATAAAGAGACTTATGATCATGAAACAAGTGCACTTCCTTCTAACAAGCAACATGACCTGCCTGTGGGGTAAGAACATTTTACCAGCAATGTCCTGACATAAGTACTGACTTAAAACGAGATAAAGCACCTCGATAAGCTTGTCTGTTTTGCAGTGATAAGAGTTGACACATGGAGCGCACAGAGATGCTATATTTAACGGAGTATAAACATGCATGAGTGAGTGATGGACGCGGTTTACGTGTCACGTTGTGACTTGCTGGAAATCTTTGCCTGCACCAGCAGCATGTCAGTCaaaccgggggggagggggggggcagggtaaaTGGAGGGTTAACAAGCCTCACCCTGAAGACAGGATCTTCGAGAAGGAGTCGGTCCTGATGATTCTGCCGTCAACGTCCATGGAGAGGAAGGTGGGCGCCCACGGCTGTCGGATAAATAATGAGGGTGAGGTTTCACTATACCACACCCTAAATTCACACGCAACTGGTGACTCTACACGTGGGAACGATATCCTTCCTCTTTCCGTCTCTCCCAATTAAAGTGCCGCGACATCCCGTGTGAATAAATCAAATCGAACCACAGGACGGTTTAATTgtgttgacaaccaggaggagagtttctcaaggggctttagtcaCATTTTCACATCACCCGTTCTGATGTTTTGGGTGACTACATTAACAAACCTTCGTTTTGAAAATACATTGAACTGGATCTTTAATATCACGCCCCCCTAAATCCTTCCTCAGTCCAACGTACTAATAATAGAGGAAGACggtttacttttttttcttttttggattttttccccctttttcttcccaattgtatccggccaattaccccactcttccgagccgtcccggtctctgctccaccccctctgctgatccggggagggctgcagactaccacatgcctcctcccatacatgtggagtcgccagctgcttcttttcacctgacagtgaggagtttcaccagggggacgtagcacgtgggaggatcacgctattccccccagttccccctcccccctgaactggcgccctgaccgaccagaggaggcgctagtgcagcaaccaggacacatacccacatctggcttcccgcccgcagacacggacaattgtgtctgtagggacgcccgaccaagccggaggcaacacggggattcaaaccggagatgcccctgttgctaggcaacataacagaccgccacgcccccccgGATGCCTGATTTGAATATTTTTTCTGGATCTATACTTAGTCCAGTACCTTAGCATGTCTCTTCAGACCGAATGGACGACATTGGAGCCAAGTGAACTgtcgtaccttttcaaactgcagGAAGTAGTAGGGGTCATCCTCGATGATGAGCATGTCGTACTGCCGCGCCAGCTGTCAAACCAGGCAGGAGGTCAGTGAACGCAAAAGCAAATCAACGCGA of Lampris incognitus isolate fLamInc1 chromosome 20, fLamInc1.hap2, whole genome shotgun sequence contains these proteins:
- the aadat gene encoding kynurenine/alpha-aminoadipate aminotransferase, mitochondrial isoform X2 — translated: MKRALQYSASNGIPELLTWMKNLQKSLHNPPTASYSPDRGQMDMCVTTGSQEGLCKVFEMLVNPGDNVLLDAPTYSGTLAALQPLGCNLINVPGDQHGMVPAALKEVLSRWDPSEVHKPGSTAPKILYTIPNGGNPTGASMTAQRKREVYELARQYDMLIIEDDPYYFLQFEKPWAPTFLSMDVDGRIIRTDSFSKILSSGLRIGFVTGPKPLVDRVVLHIQASTMHTSSFTQLMVSQLLHGWGQDGFLQHIDGVIEFYRTQRDAMISSADKWLKDVAEWHAPSAGMFLWIKLKGITDTQQLIMEKALEKEVLLVPGGVFMINSSDPCPYVRAAFSLSTPQQIDEAFRRLSLLIKDAL